Genomic window (Nicotiana sylvestris chromosome 7, ASM39365v2, whole genome shotgun sequence):
TTTTGGTGATCAAAATAACCACACATCACAAAGACTACTACACGGTCAGATGAGCAGCAACGCACGAAGATATCTTGTCATTTTTCAATTCAGTTTGGTTAAGCCCTTGGAAAATGCATACTTATGGGTCACTGGCTGGAAGCCATCAATGGCCTTTCGCCTAGTTGTTTCTAATTCCGAGTTGGGTGatgaacaggtatgttaaggctatcccttctttcttttggcatgatccatatgatacgaacggaacgtgcaaatgcacaaattccacgaatgactctattcatagaagtattagagatatctgtgttcttgaatttccgtgtgttataatgtcttatcatttgttcatgggtctcagaaaattacgaaaattgaaaagagtttactttatgatattactcagaggcaaaatggtcttatgacattccgaataattttattgatgtactttttatgcactgcattcatgtgcactgacccatgaccagatgatgttatatacgcgtatatatgtaaatatatgtatatgggatatgggaaaaggttacggcgttatatacgcatcaccacctgattagctggtatatgatgatgatgttgcccacagtggctgaaatatgattcaaacggcgttatatacgcatatatatgtatgtactcaaacggcgttatatacgcgtatatatgtaaatatatgtatatgggatatgggaaaggctatgacattatatacgcactaccacctgatcagctggtatacgatgatgattttgcctacggtggccggtatgatataatggaatgccctcaaaggctgatgatgttatgaaacatgtacctatgcacgacatgacgttcacacgcacatgcatgacgctaaaagtaatctatgatctacaaagttattcatacttacaggctgagtcatgtactctatatgtcttccatgtctcttatgtatttatttatgtgccttacatactcggtacattatttgtactgatgcccttttgcttggggacgctgcgtttcatgcccgcaggtcccgatagacaggtcgagagccctccaagtaggctatcagctcagcggaagatgttgatgcgctccatttgcttcggagttgctcgtttggttagtatgatttagatgtgtattgtttggtatggcaggactctgtcccgacctatatgacatttatgtattcttagaggcttgtagatatatgtcttgtacgtgaaagattgtacggccctgtcggcctatgatttgagtttataaattattatgttggcctattaggcccgtatgtcacgtgtatatgatgatgtaataagaaagatacgttacattggtactcggttgagtaaagtacggggtgcccgtcgcggcccatcggtttgggttgtgacataaCCAACATCCCGCCTAAGTGACCGAGTAGTAAAAGATAACATAGCCCACCCTATATCCCCTTCTCGTCACCTGTCGAGTCGGAAGGAGCAGTGTCTAAAAGAACGACCGAGGCACACTTGGTACGAGAGAGTGTCGGACCAAGTAAATGGCAATGATGTCTTGGCTATATATAGTAGGGAAAAACCCTCGATAAGGGGGCTTTTTTTACCTTTCTCTCTCCCGAGCTCTCTTCCTGTAATCTTCATAGTAGAGAAGTAATCTGCAGAAAAACATGTAATGCTATCTCCCCCATTGATTGATGGGAGCCACAATGTTGAGTTTCAATAAGATCGACTTTATTTCTTTCATCTTATGTATTATTTACACTATTAGCTCtttgatctggaatttattatgtgtgactaagatttaccccttcattttctttgattgatttattcaaaaagattctgatatcttttgagtcaaacattattctaagaagaaggtataagttatcccgacaCTAATTACCTCACCCTCTACAAGGTATAAGTTATCTCGGAATAACTTATATTAGGTTTGCTAACCAAGCaaagtattaaggtggtattattTTTTTATACCAGCACTATatcttcttatacctcataccaaatgaccccttaggGGTAAGGTGTATAAGAATAATGTTGAATATGGTGTATTAATAATACAGAGATTAGTAATGCATGTATTAATTATGCAGAGATTATTTTTTATACATTGTTTGGTGTgatgtattaaaaattaaaatgcattaattgtaattttaattttaattaaagAAGACCTGGTACCGATGGCAAAACTCCAAGATCACGGGGTCAAGCCCCCCACTCAAAGAAAATGGACCCAAGGTGAAGGGATACATATAGATATACGTAAAGCCTTCCTTTGAGAAGGTAACTCGCTCTATCAAGTCAGGAGTGATGATGTTAAGATCTAGGCAGTTGCAATCCACCTTCACAACAGGAATACTGGAAggacaaatagaataaaatagtTGCTAACGGCCCAAGTCCGTGAAGAGCGGAGGGGACAAAAGTTATTGACGGTACTCAAATGTTTGGGAATGATGGTGCTTACCCTAGGAGGATCAACATCGACATCAACCTATTTATCTTTACTTCTCTCCAGGCCTCTACCGAAGAAGAGACCAGAGTTTTCATAAGACTCAGTGAAAGAAGCCATAATAAGAAGAAGATAgtggagtttttgaagaaaatcgAAAAGAGAGGAAAGTAGAAAAAGGTTAAATGCAGAGAAGATATTGGACTTATGAAATATTGGAAGTGAAAGAGGTAAAATGATGAGTATAAATAAAGATATAGAAGGCGAAAATCGTGGTCATAATTACCTCGAGAACTGGCAAAAATGTTGCTAAATCGTGGGGCAACACGTGTTTGGGGTATTAAATGCGAGAAGACGTGCGTCCTATCAAGCGTCAGAGATTGTTCAGAAGGTTTTTACAAGATTTTTCACCACGAAAGGGATCTTAACCAACTTCTCGGTGACACAAAGATATGCCACCGGAAAGCATGGGGACTACCTGTATAGAGTAAAATTGGTTCATATTAAATGATCGAATGATAGCGTGACACATAGAACCGGAGACAGGCGAAAGACAAATCGAGTAAGAACCAAGACCGAGAACAACAACTATAGTTAGCATCGGATAGACCTCGAAGGTAACATAGTCAACGTGAGCGGGTCGAATGATTCATCATATgacatttaatgaagaatattcccTAGTATTAAATAGGCAGCTATTGCagagaattttggcattcatGACCTGCCGTTACATATTTTTCAATGACCCCCTCTATTttcatttaagaggggcttgatcctaggatcttatttcctaggtatagctataaatagtAGTTTCAACAACCATTGTAGAGATACAATATCATTGACAAAACTTATGCTACATTCTATTCTCAAGCTAAATAAGAAAATTTTACTTGCTCTTGCATATTGTTCTTATTTTTGTCCTCGGAAGCATCGCTCCCGGCGCTAGGCCTGCCATTTCCTCTGATTTTTACGCTAAATCTTACTTttaatctcatttatttatcatttttggaTCAAATAAGTTTGTTTGTATATAAACCACGTAACAAAATTTAAGCGTACGGGTAAACATGTGCATTACTAAAGAAAGGAGGGGAAAGAAAGTATAAAGTGGGATTTAAATCCGCCCTTGTAGACATTTAGTTAGTTGTAAAGATTAATAAATGACTTGTGGAGTACTACTAGATTAACTGTCGAAGACGTGCTATTTGATCGCTACAATCGCACTCGACGCTCGTTCCACGTGCATTTTCTCAACGCTAATTCCGTCTTCAACCGTCCACTTTCCGCCCTAACGTACTTCCTGTAGTATCTTTGATCATTATTCGGATTAATCTATTTCACTATTGTTTCAATGATTTTATCAAAGTCAAGGCTCTAATTAACTTTTCTGATAACAAAAGCAAAAAATATTGGAGTGTGTCCATGTTAAGTGACAGCTTCTTATCGACAGTTAACGTCCTCTCATCCATAAGAAGCGCAGCCCCACTTGTATCCTTTCTTGTTGCAAGGGCAAGAGAAGAGAAAAGTCGGTGCACatatattatttttctaagtAAGAGAGAGCGCGGGGAACGCGGAGGGAGGAGGAATgaaattattactattatttataAACGTTCAAGTCTTTCACTCATCGATCATTCGATTATAAGCCAATGTTACAGAATAAGGTCCATTGCAATTTGCAGCAgctttatatgtatttttgttaccaaagaaagaaagaaatctaAGGTTCAAGATCTTGAATTAAGATGACGACGGTAATTaccatctcctctatcttttctGTCTAATTCTAATTTCATTCTTAGCTTAAGATTTTTAACCGATTTTATATGTCTTAATTATCTTTTGGTTGAGTTCAGATGACAGAGATGAGAGTACATATGGATTGTGCTGGATGTGAGAGCAAGATCAGAAAATCTCTCGAGAAAGTTAAAGGTAAATCAGTTCTAGCAGCTTATTTTTTAGAGTTGCTAACTTCACTTATTATAGAGAATTACTTATAAAAACAAACTCCATCTGTTTCAAATTACTTTTTAGTCtgtccaaaataaatgacacatttttaaatttggaaataattcaacgtTAAACTCATTATTTTACTCATTTTACctttaatgagaaacttttataatcacacaaatatcATGGCCCCGCGAaaccttaagcttttaagaccacaagtttctagtcttcttttttttcttaaactttgtgctgagtcaaactacctcatataaattgaaacggaggaagtAATTATTTCACACGAAGATGTCGCACATCGCATCGGAGCGGGGTGGATGAAATTGAGGCTCGCTTCCGGTGTTTCATGCGATAAGAATGTGCCACCaagacttaagggtaagttttatAGTGTGATGGTTCGATCAAATATGTTGTATGAAActaagtgttggccagtcaagaactcccacttgcagaagatgaaagtagcagagatgaggatgttgagatggatgtgtgggtttACCATGAGAgataagattaagaatgaagCTATCCCGGACAGAGTGGGAGTAGCCTACGTGGAGGACAAAATGCGGGAGTCGAGACTGAGATTGTTCGGACATGTTAAGAGAAGAAGCATTGATGCTCttgttaggaggtgtgagaggttagCCATGGCGAGTTTGCGAAGAggtcgaggtaggcctaagaaaGTACTGGAGAGAGGTGattagacaggacatggcgctgcttcagctcactgaggacatgacccttgataggagggtatggaggtcgaggattaaagTAGAAGGTTAATGGGTAGTTTTTAGTTTCTCACCGATAGTTTTTGTAGCACGCATGCCCCTTCATATTCCTAGATTTTTATTGTCTTACGTGTTTTTATTCGCTTCAGGTATTGTATTCCTTGTTGCTAATATTTGGTACTGCTTATGCtttatctctctcttttttcttttctcttccttctttcttcctttcttgatttcctcctctacttcttacccttcctgagccgagggtctattagaAACAATCTCTCTACCTGAAttagataggggtaaggtctgcgtacagactaccctccccagaccccacctgttgttgttgttgttgaccatagtttaaaatttatatttaaaattattttgtaTATAGAAGTTTAAACTCAAAACAGAATGATGGGATTTGAAATATTGTGTTAAGGGGTATCTAATTTTGTGAAATATTCTATATTTCAGGTGTTGATAATGTAGAAATAGATATGGCCATGCAAAAGGTGACAGTAACAGGATGGGCAGACCAAAAGAAAATACTCAAGACAGTGAGGAGAACTGGTAAAAGAGCTGAAATATGGCAATTTCCTCATAATCCTGAGATGAGAAATTATCCTAATTATGTCACTGATCATTATTATCAGCAGCAAGGCTGCGGTGGTCCGTCCACGTATTACGCCGGAGAGCCACCGGCTTCCGCCTATAACTACCGCAAACACGGCTATGACAATTATGGTCGAGCTTACAGCCTTTATAGGGGCAATTCAAACACTTTTGGTAGCCGAGCTGGTGATACATTTAGCGACGAGAATCCTAATGGTTGTCACATTATGTGAAAATTGTTGGTTGAGCAGAATTTCCATTTCAATTTCACTATTTCACtatttcacttttcttttcttctctttctccaTCCTTTTTTGTCTATTGAAGGTTGAAAGAAAACCACATAATTTCCTTTCctcttttgtcttttttcttctgGTCCTTAAAAATTTATAGACTCAGTCATCAAGTAAAAGTTTGTAACAtgtgtttgaccaaaagatataGAAActtttttgattaaatcaattaatgaTGATGATGAGGGTAAATCTTAGTTAAGGATAATTAATTTTAGATCCGAAatgaataatatgaatagaaaaaTATAGCTGAGTATAAGTGTTGGCCGTGATTATGGCCAGATTTAATAGCATAAAGAaagatgcattaagtaacattaagtgacaataaaatgtaaataaaggaaaagattcacccaatcttgagtgagacggatcttctttcatttgataaagacGAATAATAGACAAATACAAGAACCTTAGGACCCTTTTTTGGATCTGATAAAGGTATGGGATCACAGATCCTCCAGAGAGGTGtgtttacatattttctagagagagagagagggagagagagccCCCTTTTTTGGAAAGTCCTcccctcctatttataagggggtatccatagaaaatcctaaaaaaaagTACAATTTAGAGGGAATATTCCCTTTGAGTATTCCAAAGCAAACTAGTTGTTCCATCACTGCCCGACCTTGGCCTTATTGATGAGTGTCCGACCTCGGCCTGTCCGACTTTGGCCTTATTGATGAGTGTCCGATCTCGGCCTTATGTCTCCGCGTGCCGAATTTCTCTGACCTAATTTTGACCCATAGAGTTAGTCCCTTGCTTATCGAGGCCGTCTCTTGGTCGAGCTCGATGAGCGGACCTCATTAATCATAGTTCGAGAAATTCGGATGGGCAGGTCGACTAGTATGGATTGCGGCTGAGGGTGCCGATGCCGAGGGAGAATTTCTTGGAGAGGGTGGTGAAGAGGGTGGCGATGGTGACGTAGAGTGAAAAGATAGCTATCTTTGTCTGTTTTTTTGTTGTTtctcccttcttctttttttaagacTATTGATCCAGGTCGTATGTAATCTGCGACTATTTGCGCAGTGACTTTGTATAAAGAAGAATTTTTCATTATTATTCGCCTTGTACTTTTCTATGTTTTTGCTTTTTCGCGACTTTGGTGCGAGGTAGATTCCCGCATGGCGAGTCCCGGTATTTCTTTCCCTTTACATTTTCTGACGGCACTTGGCCTTAGGAACATTTCGAATTCTCTTTGGCGATGGCTCGTATCCCCGAGGGTGCAGTTTCAAActtttatcgaaatatcaacACGTTGTTGTCCGATCGAGGtcagactcttctttttggcgaaggcccatgaccttagagggtattatttcgatcttgtcgaaatattaacccgtcatcattcgatcgaggtcgaacccttctttttggcgaaatccctttggccttaaatggtgttatttcgaacttgtcgaaatgttaacccatcatcgttcgatcaggGTCGagcttttctttttggcgaaggcccttggccttaaagggtgtcatttcgaacttatcaaaatgttacccgtcgtcgttcgatcaaggtcgaactcttatttttggcgatggccctaggccttaaaaggtattatttcgaacttatcgaaatagtaacctgtcgtcgttcgatcgatgtcgaacccttctttttgccgaaggcccttggacttaaagggtattatttcgaacttatcgaaatgttaacccgtcatcgttcgatcaaggtcgaactcttctttttggcgaaggcccttggccttaaagggtgttatttcaaacttgtcgaaatgttaacccatcatcattcaatcaaggtcgaactcttttttttggcgaaggcccttggccttaaagggtgttatttcgaacttgtcgaaatattaacccgtcgtcgttcgatcgaggtcgaacccttctttttggcgaaggcccttggccttaaagggtattatttcgaacttgtcgaaatgttaatccgtcgtcgttcgatcagggtcgaactcttcttctttttggcgaaggcccttggccttaaagggtgttatttcgaacttatcgaaatgttaacccgttgtcgttcgatcaaggttgaactcttctttttggcgaaggcccttggccttaaagggtgttatttcgaacttatcaaaatgttaacccgtcgtcgtttgatcaaggtcgaactcttctttttggcgaaggcccttggccttaaagggtattattttgaacttatcgaaatgttaacccgtcatcattcgatcaaggtcgaactcttctttttggcgaaggcccttggccttaaagggtgttatttcgatcttatcgaaatgttaactaGTCGTCATTCGAtcagggtcgaactcttctttttggcgaaggcccttggccttaaagggtgttatttcgaacttatcgaaatgttaacccgtcgtcgtttgatcaaggtcgaattcttctttttgtggaacccttggccttaaagggtgttatttcgaacttatcgaaatgttaacccatcgtcgttcgatcaaggtcgaacttttcattttggcaaaatcccttggccttaaagggtgttatttcgaacttattaaaatgttaacccgtcgtcgttcgatcaaggtcgaactcttctttttggagaaagctcttggtcgtaggggtgttattttgagctggtcgaaatgttaacccgtcgtcattcgaacgAAGTCGAACTCTCCTtttttggtgatggcccttggTCGTTGGAGTGTTCCCTGGGGGAGTCCCAGTTTTGCTTAGCTTCTGCAACTCTTGGGTGAGTCCcagtttggttaattttgcttgcACTGGGGAATATGATGCATTTCCTGGGTGAGTCCtagtttgcttaattttgcttgcattggagAATACGACGTGTTTCCCGTGTGACTTCCCCCACTTTATTCCACTTggagaaatagtcagttaaaacaaaataaaagcatTCGTTACCTCAGTTTGATCACGTCCCTTCTCCGGTTATTCTTTCAGTGGCCGCTACCAATTTGGCATGGCTGTCCGTTTTAGTAAAGTTTTATGTCTACAATTGGGTTTGTTGTTGTAGAGGCTATGAAGATATGTTGATGGTTCCGAAAATTATTGTTCCTAAAAACTGAACCAAGAACATTGATCAAGGTGGGATCTTCATGTAGTGGCCGAGTTTGAAGTCGCTGAGGAAAGAGACAGCCTGTGACATGCTCGTGTACCCATAGACTTTGAAGCACATATTTGCTATTGGTCTTCCTGGTAGTATAATTCCCATGACATATTCAGTGATTATGTTCAAGCCTGGGGTCTGGTTTGTTGTAGCCAATCTATATATACTAGTACGTGTCGAGTATTCCATGAGTAGTTTTTTTGAGAAATATATGAATAGTTGTTAACAGGGAAGCCAAGTATTATCAGCTACTCAATCAAAACTTTACTTTTGACAATGTCTAACCTCATCAGTTTGTTATTCTATATCAAATTAAAAGATAGGTATAAATACTTGTACAATCTATATTTATGTATACCAGATGTTGTAGCTGCCTCATTATTGACTAGAAGCTCCTTTAATACAACTCATAACAACTAGTACCGCCTATTTGAGCGAACAACTTACGGTAGTAGATTGTAGGATTTACCTATATCTTAATTCAATATCAGCAAGCAGTAGAGGAACATAATTGATAAGAAGTAAAGCCATTCCATTGATCAATGGTGAGTCATTATTCTcttttaagagagattttttCCAAAAGACTATTGCAAGTCTCCTTTTAAGACCGTAACCCGAGACTTTTTAACCAAAAGGATCATGTAATTCTTGATCTAGatgaaactaaaattttaactagaaaatccccacagacggcgccaaattgtttgaccaaaagatatcgaaacctttttgattaaatcaattaatgaTAATGATGagggtaaatcctagttaaggataattaattctagatccgaaatgaataatatgaatagaaaaaCATAGCTGAGTATAAGTGTTGGCCGTGATTATGCCATATTTAATAGCATAAAGAaagatgcattaagtaacattaaatgataataaaatgtaaataaaggaaaGGATTCACCCAATCTTGAGTGAGACGGATCTTCTTTCATTTGATAAATACGAATGATAGATAAATATAAGAACCTTAGGACCCTTTTTGGATCCGATAAAGGTATGGAATCACAGATCCTCCAGAGATGTGtgtttacatattttctagagagagggagagggagagagagaccCCTTTTTTGGGAAGTCCTCCCCTCATATTTATAAGGGGGTATCCatagaaaatcctaaaaaaagTACGATTTAGAGGGATATTCCCTTTGAGTATTCCAAAGCAAACTAGCTGTTCCATCACTgcccgacctcggccttattgatgagTGTCCGACCTCGGCCTGTCCGACCTTGGCCTTATTGATGAGTGTCCGACCTCAGCCAATTGATAACTGTCCAACCTCGGCC
Coding sequences:
- the LOC104242375 gene encoding heavy metal-associated isoprenylated plant protein 28, translating into MTTMTEMRVHMDCAGCESKIRKSLEKVKGVDNVEIDMAMQKVTVTGWADQKKILKTVRRTGKRAEIWQFPHNPEMRNYPNYVTDHYYQQQGCGGPSTYYAGEPPASAYNYRKHGYDNYGRAYSLYRGNSNTFGSRAGDTFSDENPNGCHIM